The following are encoded together in the Choloepus didactylus isolate mChoDid1 chromosome 7, mChoDid1.pri, whole genome shotgun sequence genome:
- the LOC119539683 gene encoding cysteine-rich secretory protein 2-like yields the protein MALLQMMVSLAAVLLTSLPADGKNPAFDALLTTQTQVQKEIVNKHNELRKGVSPPASNMLKMEWSREAAANAQKWANKCTLRHSNMNDRRTNTTCGENLYMSTNPTSWSTTIQSWYDENRNFIHGVGPKNPKAVTGHYTQVVSDRSSRVGCGFAYCPNQLLKCYYVCQYCPAGNIVNKMYTPYQKGIPCASCPNHCENGLCTNSCEYEDSISNCAELKDTAGCVHALLKEKCKATCNCENKIY from the exons ATGGCTTTACTCCAAATGATGGtgtctctggctgctgtgttgctTACATCTTTACCTGCTGATGGAAAG AATCCAGCTTTTGATGCTTTGCTAACCACCCAAACTCAAGTCCAAAAGGAGATTGTAAATAAACACAATGAACTAAGGAAAGGAGTCTCTCCACCTGCCAGCAACATGCTAAAGATG GAATGGAGCAGAGAAGCAGCAGCAAATGCCCAAAAGTGGGCAAACAAGTGTACTTTACGACACAGTAATATGAATGACCGAAGAACCA ACACAACATGTGGTGAGAATCTCTATATGTCAACTAACCCTACTTCCTGGTCAACTACAATCCAAAGCTGGTATGATGAGAATCGCAATTTTATCCATGGAGTAGGGCCAAAAAATCCCAAAGCAGTTACTGGACATTATACACAG GTTGTTTCAGACAGATCTTCCCGTGTTGGATGTGGTTTTGCCTACTGTCCCAATCAACTTTTAAAATGCTACTATGTTTGCCAATATTGTCCTGC GGGTAATATTGTGAACAAAATGTATACCCCATACCAGAAAGGAATACCTTGTGCCAGTTGCCCCAATCACTGTGAAAATGGACTCTGCA CCAATAGTTGTGAGTATGAAGATTCCATTAGTAACTGTGCAGAATTGAAGGATACAGCTGGCTGTGTACATgcattactgaaagaaaaatgcaaGGCTACCTGCAATTGTGAAAACAAAATTTACTAA